In one window of Nitrospiraceae bacterium DNA:
- the lpxA gene encoding acyl-ACP--UDP-N-acetylglucosamine O-acyltransferase, whose product MRIHPTAVIHPKAVLADDVEVGPYSVVGEHVTIGKGTRVLAHVCIDGWTDIGERCELHPFVSVGGPPQHTHYKGEPTKVVIGHDNVLREYVTVNRATVQGGGSTTIGDHNFLMAYVHVAHDCHLGNHLILANAASLAGHIEIGDHAIIGGLSGIHQFVRIGPYSMVGGCCALGQDLPPFMRAAGGYRARMYGLNSIGLRRHGFSSDRISALKHAYEVLFRSGHRVAEAVKLAKASYGQNQDVMQVVRFMEGTKRGICRSVGKEQEGEDE is encoded by the coding sequence GTGAGAATACATCCAACCGCGGTGATTCATCCCAAGGCGGTGCTGGCGGACGATGTCGAAGTGGGACCCTATTCCGTCGTCGGCGAACACGTCACCATCGGCAAGGGGACTCGAGTGCTCGCCCATGTCTGCATCGACGGGTGGACGGACATCGGGGAGCGATGCGAGCTGCATCCCTTCGTGTCGGTGGGGGGGCCGCCGCAACACACGCACTACAAAGGTGAGCCGACCAAGGTCGTGATCGGTCATGACAACGTGCTGCGCGAATATGTGACCGTCAATCGGGCCACGGTGCAGGGCGGCGGCAGTACGACGATCGGCGATCACAACTTTCTCATGGCGTATGTCCACGTGGCGCATGATTGTCACTTGGGAAATCACCTGATCCTGGCGAATGCCGCAAGTCTGGCCGGACATATCGAGATCGGCGACCATGCGATTATCGGGGGCCTCTCGGGAATCCACCAGTTCGTCCGGATCGGGCCCTACTCGATGGTGGGCGGCTGTTGCGCGCTCGGGCAGGATCTTCCGCCGTTCATGCGCGCCGCCGGAGGGTACCGTGCCCGAATGTACGGATTGAATTCGATCGGGTTGCGGCGACACGGATTTTCTTCGGACCGCATCTCCGCCCTGAAACATGCCTATGAGGTACTGTTTCGTTCCGGTCATCGTGTCGCCGAAGCCGTGAAATTGGCCAAAGCGTCCTACGGACAGAATCAGGACGTCATGCAGGTGGTGCGCTTCATGGAAGGCACGAAGCGGGGCATTTGCCGGTCGGTCGGCAAGGAGCAGGAAGGCGAGGATGAGTAA
- the fabZ gene encoding 3-hydroxyacyl-ACP dehydratase FabZ has protein sequence MSVMDNVQVQAVLPHRYPFLLVDKIQELDPDRRIVGIKNVTVNEPFFTGHFPGRPVMPGVLILEALAQVGGVLAFKSLGNVGRPVVYLTGIDAAKFRKPVLPGDVLRLEVDVLKKRAPFWKMQGKAYVESELVCEAEVTAMVTDEKPAQGA, from the coding sequence ATGTCAGTGATGGACAATGTGCAGGTACAGGCGGTGCTTCCCCACCGCTATCCGTTTCTGCTCGTCGACAAGATTCAAGAGCTGGATCCGGATCGCCGGATCGTGGGGATCAAGAATGTCACGGTCAACGAACCGTTTTTCACGGGCCATTTTCCCGGGCGTCCGGTGATGCCCGGCGTCCTAATTCTGGAAGCGTTGGCTCAGGTGGGCGGCGTGTTGGCCTTCAAATCGCTCGGAAACGTGGGGCGGCCGGTGGTGTATCTCACCGGCATCGACGCCGCCAAGTTCCGCAAGCCGGTCCTGCCGGGCGACGTGTTGCGTCTCGAGGTCGACGTGCTGAAGAAGCGGGCGCCGTTCTGGAAGATGCAGGGCAAGGCCTACGTGGAATCCGAGTTGGTCTGCGAGGCGGAAGTCACGGCGATGGTCACGGATGAAAAGCCGGCCCAAGGGGCATGA